One Brassica napus cultivar Da-Ae chromosome C2, Da-Ae, whole genome shotgun sequence DNA window includes the following coding sequences:
- the LOC106422593 gene encoding probable protein phosphatase 2C 68, with the protein MFSWLARMALFCLRPMRRYGRMNRDDDEEEDDHEDSSGGDSLLWSRELERHSFGDFSMAVVQANEVVEDHSQVETGKGAVFVGVYDGHGGPEASRYISDHLFGHLMRLSKEHGGITEETLRAAYSATEEGFLTLVRRTCSLKPLIAAVGSCCLVGVIWKGTLLIANVGDSRAVLGSMSSTNRSNKIAAEQLTSDHNAALEEVRQELKSLHHDDPHIVVLKHGVWRIKGIIQVSRSIGDAYLKRPEFSLDPSFPKFHLTERLQRPVLSAEPCVYTRVLQTSDKFVIFASDGLWEQMSNQQAVEIVNKHPRPGIARRLVRRAMSIAAKKREMRYDDLKKVERGVRRFFHDDITVVVVFVDNELLMVEKATVPELSVKGFSRTVGPSKFSIFFS; encoded by the exons ATGTTCTCCTGGTTAGCAAGGATGGCTCTGTTTTGTCTGCGGCCGATGCGTCGGTACGGTCGTATGAACAGAGAtgacgatgaagaagaagatgatcacGAAGACTCCTCTGGAGGTGACTCGCTGCTCTGGTCTAGGGAGCTTGAGAGGCATTCTTTCGGTGATTTCTCCATGGCTGTCGTGCAAGCTAACGAGGTTGTTGAGGATCATAGCCAGGTGGAGACAGGGAAGGGAGCTGTCTTTGTTGGTGTCTATGATGGTCATGGTGGTCCTGAAGCTTCTAGATACATCTCTGACCATCTCTTTGGACATCTGATGA GATTGTCGAAAGAACATGGCGGCATTACAGAGGAGACTCTAAGAGCTGCATATTCCGCAACCGAGGAAGGTTTCCTCACGCTCGTGAGAAGAACTTGCTCGTTAAAACCGTTAATAGCAGCCGTTGGATCTTGCTGTCTGGTGGGAGTTATCTGGAAAGGAACCTTGCTTATCGCCAACGTTGGAGACTCCCGCGCTGTTCTTGGTTCCATGAGTAGTACTAATAGATCAAACAAGATTGCAGCCGAGCAGCTGACTAGCGATCACAATGCCGCGTTGGAAGAAGTAAGACAAGAGCTCAAGTCTTTGCATCATGACGATCCCCACATCGTTGTCCTCAAACACGGCGTGTGGCGCATCAAAGGCATCATCCAGGTGTCTAGATCGATAGGGGACGCGTACTTGAAGCGCCCCGAGTTCTCTCTCGATCCTTCGTTTCCAAAGTTCCATCTCACCGAACGGCTGCAAAGACCGGTCCTATCGGCAGAGCCGTGCGTGTACACGAGAGTCTTGCAAACGAGCGATAAGTTTGTGATATTCGCGTCGGATGGGCTGTGGGAGCAGATGAGCAACCAGCAAGCTGTGGAGATAGTGAACAAACATCCTCGTCCCGGGATAGCGAGGAGGCTGGTGAGGAGAGCGATGAGCATAGCTGCGAAGAAGAGGGAGATGAGGTATGATGATTTGAAGAAAGTGGAGAGGGGAGTGAGGAGATTCTTTCATGATGATATAACGGTGGTTGTGGTGTTTGTGGACAATGAGCTTCTTATGGTGGAGAAAGCTACTGTTCCTGAGCTCTCCGTTAAAGGCTTCTCTCGTACCGTTGGACCTTCCAAGTTCAGTATCttcttttcttaa
- the LOC106422785 gene encoding leucine-rich repeat protein FLOR 1-like — MRMKLLNPALFFFFMFFPCSRSCNSNDKTTLLKIKKSLNNPQILNSWDPKTDCCTNWTGVVCTHRRITGLTISAGDVVGQIAEEIGDLTDLVILDLSSLSRLRGTIPRSITKLKNLVYLRFRITELSGPVPDYISQLQNVTFLDLSFNRFNGSIPGSISQMHRLETIQLSHNKLTGSIPESFGSFAGKIPKLYLGNNHLSGEIPKSLSKTNFNTVSLSGNNFGGDASMFFGHNKTTVRLDLSRNNFHFDLSKVKLAKSLVSLDLSHNRVFGELPLELTKLQLNQFNISFNRLCGSIPQGGLIQNFEVYEFSNNLCLCGAPLKRC; from the exons ATGAGAATGAAGCTTCTTAACCCcgctctctttttcttcttcatgttcttcccaTGTTCTAGAAGTTGTAACTCAAATGACAAAACTACTCTCCTCAAGATCAAGAAGTCCTTAAACAACCCTCAAATCCTCAACTCTTGGGACCCCAAAACCGACTGCTGCACCAACTGGACCGGCGTTGTGTGCACTCACCGCCGCATCACCGGCCTCACTATATCTGCAGGAGACGTCGTTGGTCAGATAGCTGAGGAGATAGGAGACCTTACTGACCTCGTTATCCTAGACTTGAGCAGTCTCTCTCGACTCAGAGGCACCATTCCACGCTCTATCACCAAGCTCAAGAATCTAGTCTACCTTCGGTTTAGGATAACCGAACTCTCTGGTCCAGTCCCTGATTACATCAGCCAGCTTCAGAACGTTACTTTCTTGGACCTCTCCTTTAACCGGTTCAACGGTTCAATACCTGGTTCGATTTCTCAGATGCATAGACTTGAGACCATACAGCTCAGTCATAACAAGTTAACCGGTTCTATACCGGAATCTTTCGGTTCCTTTGCTGGAAAGATCCCAAAACTCTACTTAGGTAATAATCACCTCTCAG GAGAAATACCAAAGTCATTATCGAAAACCAACTTCAACACCGTGAGTTTGTCAGGAAACAACTTCGGTGGAGATGCTTCAATGTTCTTTGGACATAACAAAACAACCGTAAGGTTAGACTTGTCTCGGAACAACTTCCACTTTGATCTCTCAAAGGTCAAACTGGCCAAGAGCTTGGTGTCATTGGACCTTAGCCATAACAGAGTTTTCGGAGAGCTTCCTTTGGAGCTGACCAAGCTCCAACTTAACCAATTTAACATAAGTTTCAACCGTCTATGTGGGTCCATACCACAGGGAGGTCTGATACAGAACTTCGAGGTCTATGAGTTCTCCAACAACCTCTGTCTATGTGGGGCGCCTCTCAAGCGTTGCTAG
- the LOC106400062 gene encoding beta-amyrin 24-hydroxylase, giving the protein MVTNNMDINYTTCSYVFFTVITIFLLQRLLTSSTRRGTPPGPRALPILGHMHLLRSSLPRSLQALSQTYGPLMNIRIGSLQVLVVSDSDTAKQILKTHDPDFASKFVFGPRHFNVYKGAEFFNAPYGPYWRFMKKLCMTKLFAGHQLDRFVDIREEETLALLRSLVEKSRNGEACDLGLEFTALTTKILSKMVMGKRCRQNSNLPIEIRKIVSDIMACATRLGLMELFGPLRDLDVFGNGEKLRSSIWRYDELVEKILKDYEDGKSGNDGEKDKDIVDILLDTYNDPKAELKLTLNQIKFFILELFMASLDTTSAALQWTMTELINHQNIFTKIREEIKSILGNTHRLIKESDLQKLPYLQAAIKETLRLHPVGPLLRRECNRDMKINGYDVKSGTKIFINAYGIMRDPRTYKDPDKFVPERFLVAEENTERKMGYYYQQYMLELKGQDVNYLAFGSGRRACLGASHASLVLSLTVGSLVQCFDWTVKGDEEKFKIKLPTGFSASGTAGGSSLMCSPKLYFDPFG; this is encoded by the exons ATGGTTACAAACAATATGGATATTAATTACACAACATGTTCTTACGTCTTCTTCACAGTCATTACAATCTTCCTTCTTCAAAGACTCCTCACTTCCTCCACACGCCGTGGTACTCCCCCAGGACCAAGAGCCCTTCCCATTCTCGGCCACATGCATCTCCTCCGTTCAAGCCTCCCACGATCTCTACAAGCCTTATCCCAAACCTACGGTCCACTCATGAACATACGCATAGGATCACTACAAGTCCTCGTGGTCTCAGACTCCGACACGGCTAAACAAATCCTCAAGACTCACGACCCTGACTTCGCTTCCAAGTTCGTGTTCGGTCCGAGGCATTTCAACGTCTACAAAGGAGCAGAGTTCTTCAACGCGCCGTACGGACCTTACTGGAGGTTCATGAAAAAGCTTTGCATGACTAAGCTATTCGCCGGCCATCAGTTAGATCGTTTTGTTGATATAAGAGAGGAGGAGACGTTAGCTTTGCTTAGATCACTCGTTGAGAAGTCGAGGAACGGAGAGGCGTGTGATCTCGGTTTGGAGTTCACTGCTTTGACCACGAAGATACTATCGAAGATGGTTATGGGGAAACGTTGCCGCCAGAACTCGAATCTTCCCATAGAGATAAGGAAGATAGTGAGCGATATCATGGCTTGTGCCACAAGGTTAGGGCTCATGGAGCTGTTTGGACCGTTGCGGGATCTGGATGTGTTTGGTAATGGTGAGAAGCTTAGATCCTCTATTTGGCGGTACGATGAGTTGGTTGAGAAGATACTGAAGGATTATGAGGACGGTAAGAGCGGTAATGATGGAGAGAAAGATAAAGATATAGTCGATATCTTGTTGGACACGTATAACGACCCTAAAGCTGAACTCAAACTGACTCTGAATCAGATCAAATTCTTCATCCTa GAGTTGTTCATGGCAAGCCTAGACACGACTTCTGCAGCATTACAATGGACAATGACAGAGCTGATCAACCATCAAAACATCTTCACAAAGATCAGAGAAGAGATCAAATCTATTTTGGGAAACACTCATAGGTTAATCAAAGAATCAGACTTGCAGAAGCTTCCTTACTTGCAAGCAGCTATCAAGGAGACACTAAGACTTCATCCAGTGGGACCGTTACTACGCAGAGAATGCAACAGAGACATGAAGATCAACGGGTACGATGTAAAATCCGGGACAAAGATCTTCATAAATGCTTACGGGATAATGCGTGATCCGAGGACGTACAAAGATCCAGACAAGTTTGTGCCAGAGAGGTTTCTTGTGGCGGAAGAAAACACAGAGAGAAAGATGGGTTATTATTACCAGCAGTATATGTTGGAGTTAAAAGGTCAGGATGTGAACTATCTTGCGTTTGGAAGTGGAAGGAGAGCGTGTTTGGGAGCTTCTCATGCGTCTTTGGTGCTGAGTCTCACGGTAGGATCATTAGTTCAGTGTTTTGATTGGACTGTGAAGGGAGATGAGGAAAAGTTCAAGATTAAGTTACCAACGGGCTTTTCGGCTTCAGGGACAGCTGGAGGAAGTTCACTTATGTGTTCtcctaaattatattttgatccATTTGGATAA
- the LOC106422605 gene encoding transcription factor TGA5: MGDTSPRTSGSTDGDMDQNNLMYDGGHVGESSDRSKEKMDQKTVRRLAQNREAARKSRLRKKAYVQQLENSRLKLTQLEQELQRARQQGVFISSSGDQAHSTTGNGAMAFDAEYRRWQEDKNRKMKELSSALDSHASEPELRTIVEAVLAHYEELFRIKSNAAKNDVFHLLSGMWKTPAERCFLWLGGFRSSDLLKLIASQVEPLTEQQSQDLNNLQESSQQAEDALSQGMDSLQQSLSETLSSGTLGSSSSGNVANYMGQMAMAMGKLGTLEGFIRQADNLRLQTYQQMLRKLTTRQSARALLAIHEYSLRLRALSSLWLARPRE, from the exons ATGGGAGATACAAGTCCAAGAACATCAGGCTCAACAGATGGCGACATGGATCAAAACAACCTAATG TACGATGGTGGGCATGTGGGTGAGTCTAGCGACCGTTCAAAGGAAAAAATGGATCAAAAG ACGGTTCGTAGGCTCGCTCAAAACCGTGAGGCTGCAAGGAAAAGCAGATTGAGGAAGAAA GCATATGTTCAGCAGCTAGAGAACAGCCGTTTGAAGCTAACACAGCTTGAACAGGAGCTGCAAAGAGCAAGGCAACAAGGTGTCTTTATCTCAAGCTCGGGAGACCAAGCCCATTCTACTACTGGAAATG GGGCAATGGCGTTTGATGCAGAGTACAGACGCTGGCAGGAAGATAAGAACAGAAAGATGAAGGAGCTGAGCTCTGCTTTGGACTCTCATGCGAGTGAACCTGAGCTTAGGACAATCGTAGAAGCAGTGTTAGCTCACTACGAGGAGCTTTTCAGGATAAAAAGCAACGCAGCTAAGAACGATGTCTTCCATTTACTATCAGGGATGTGGAAAACACCAGCTGAGAGATGTTTCCTGTGGCTTGGCGGTTTCCGTTCATCAGACCTTCTCAAG CTTATAGCGAGTCAGGTGGAGCCATTGACGGAACAACAATCACAAGACCTAAACAACTTGCAAGAATCTTCTCAACAAGCGGAAGATGCTTTGTCTCAAGGGATGGACAGCTTACAGCAATCACTCTCCGAGACTTTATCAAGCGGGACTCTTGGTTCAAGCTCGTCAGGGAACGTGGCTAACTACATGGGTCAGATGGCAATGGCGATGGGGAAGTTAGGTACACTTGAAGGATTCATCCGCCAG GCTGATAACTTGAGGCTACAAACGTATCAACAGATGTTGAGAAAGTTGACAACCAGACAATCAGCTAGGGCTCTCCTTGCGATACATGAGTATTCGTTGCGGTTACGTGCTCTTAGCTCTCTATGGTTAGCTAGACCAAGAGAGTGA
- the LOC106398457 gene encoding zinc finger CCCH domain-containing protein 52 has protein sequence MDTHKRGHSDTVSSSNSNVGFKRPKQGVKLPIVDHERGPNLKNVEIDGNYDQINEANGRMRELIRRFGSDPANSAPRSSYKSELCEKFAAGECNYGDRCHFAHGVAELRD, from the exons ATGGATACTCACAAGAGAGGACACAGCGACACTGTCTCATCATCCAACTCTAACGTTGGATTTAAGAGGCCTAAGCAAG GAGTTAAACTACCGATAGTAGATCATGAAAGAGGCCCAAACTTGAAGAATGTGGAGATTGATGGAAACTACGATCAGATCAATGAAGCGAATGGGAGGATGAGAGAGCTTATAAGGAGGTTTGGATCAGATCCTGCTAATTCTGCTCCCAGGAGCTCTTACAAATCGGAGCtctgtgagaaatttgctgctgggGAGTGTAATTATGGGGATAGATGCCATTTTGCACATGGTGTAGCTGAGCTGCGGGATTGA
- the LOC106422660 gene encoding transcription termination factor MTEF18, mitochondrial-like → MSLIRNPRSPTSLLNWVSHKVSTFKKPQPPINPRRSLSSTTTSKLPRNEIRRLTQLAMFDYFYNNRGLQFLIAESLSKNAPLFNDTLLNKLHNDSASCGDDVIRSITKFLLYHPVNEFEPFFESLGLKPSEFSPLVPCDKMFLNEDAFLLENYHVFWNYGIGREKMGKIFKEAREVFGYESGVLASKIESLERLGFGKVFVSKLIVCTPRVLTGETILEMVSVVDTVGSDWVLENLSEGGSYDWRCIHRCLAFLRELCGGDESEVLELIKNRPGLVLEESGEWTMILAGFQTKLGCSRSELVMRLPPQSSQEVGKCVSNLRHCFLFLRGIKMEAYEIGKVFRNHSHWLGESRLKHTSTFLNNLKGGKKRLCQVIQENPEEMKKWTMGLRVTPLPGTDVVDVVGSKAMKTQFLLELGYEEKEMEKALRCFRGRGSELKERFEFLKSLGLSEGEAKEMVKASPDVLTQASDVLEAKVDYLVNELGYPLSTLVAFPSCLKYTLERMKVRFAMYNWLQERGKADAKLAISTILVYSDKSFVKRFVNRHPDGAKYFEELKKSASL, encoded by the coding sequence ATGTCTCTAATCCGAAACCCTAGATCACCCACCTCTCTTCTCAACTGGGTCTCCCACAAAGTCTCCACCTTTAAAAAACCCCAACCTCCCATAAACCCTAGAAGATCtctctcctccaccaccacctcgAAACTCCCCAGAAACGAGATTCGCAGACTAACCCAACTCGCCATGTTCGACTACTTCTACAACAACAGAGGCCTTCAGTTCCTAATCGCCGAGAGCCTGAGCAAAAACGCTCCTCTATTCAACGACACCCTCCTCAACAAGCTTCACAACGATTCTGCTTCTTGTGGTGATGACGTCATCAGATCCATCACTAAGTTCCTTCTTTACCACCCTGTGAACGAGTTCGAGCCTTTCTTCGAGAGCTTAGGTTTAAAACCCTCTGAGTTCAGCCCTCTCGTGCCTTGCGATAAGATGTTTTTGAACGAAGATGCGTTCTTGTTGGAGAATTATCATGTCTTTTGGAACTATGGGATTGGTCGGGAGAAGATGGGGAAGATCTTTAAGGAAGCTAGGGAGGTGTTCGGTTACGAGAGTGGTGTCTTAGCTtcaaagattgaatctttagAGCGTTTGGGGTTTGGGAAGGTGTTTGTCTCCAAGCTCATCGTTTGTACCCCGAGGGTGCTGACTGGTGAGACGATATTAGAAATGGTCAGCGTTGTAGACACTGTTGGTTCGGATTGGGTGTTGGAGAATTTATCAGAGGGAGGCTCTTATGACTGGAGATGCATCCATAGGTGTTTAGCCTTTCTTAGAGAGTTATGTGGAGGAGACGAGAGTGAGGTACTAGAGTTAATCAAGAACCGGCCCGGGCTGGTTCTGGAGGAGTCTGGAGAGTGGACAATGATCTTAGCTGGGTTTCAGACGAAGCTAGGTTGTTCCAGAAGTGAGTTGGTTATGAGACTCCCTCCCCAGAGTAGTCAGGAGGTAGGGAAGTGTGTTTCGAATCTACGGCATTGCTTTTTGTTCCTGAGAGGTATCAAGATGGAGGCTTATGAGATAGGCAAGGTGTTTCGTAACCACTCTCACTGGCTTGGAGAGTCTCGTTTGAAGCACACTAGTACCTTTCTTAATAATCTGAAAGGCGGGAAGAAGCGGCTTTGTCAGGTGATTCAGGAGAATCCGGAGGAGATGAAGAAATGGACTATGGGGTTGAGAGTAACGCCGTTGCCAGGGACTGATGTGGTGGACGTAGTCGGCTCCAAAGCGATGAAGACTCAGTTTTTGTTGGAGCTCGGATAcgaggagaaggagatggagaagGCCCTCAGGTGTTTTCGAGGGAGAGGGTCTGAGCTTAAGGAGAGGTTTGAGTTTCTTAAGAGCTTGGGGTTGAGTGAAGGGGAGGCTAAGGAGATGGTGAAGGCGTCTCCTGATGTGCTGACGCAGGCGAGCGATGTGTTGGAAGCAAAGGTTGATTACCTTGTGAATGAGTTGGGGTACCCGCTTTCGACTCTGGTGGCTTTTCCTTCGTGTCTTAAGTACACGCTTGAAAGGATGAAGGTAAGGTTTGCAATGTATAATTGGTTGCAAGAGAGAGGGAAGGCGGATGCGAAGCTGGCGATAAGTACCATTCTTGTGTACTCTGATAAGTCGTTTGTGAAGAGGTTTGTGAACCGTCACCCTGATGGTGCTAAGTATTTTGAGGAGTTGAAGAAGAGTGCTTCTTTGTGA
- the LOC106399861 gene encoding myb family transcription factor PHL5, which translates to MDNINFETSNASQGSRLHLHSQSQPPQLFNLQDVNMNHYNQSSPWTSETFSGYTPYDSTVNQSLSVQCSSSKPCHALFHPYHHQSSDHPSVDQSQSMVPMQLLQDQYLKPLYQKSCANDFAATNASSSSYSLSFDASQDPQELCRRTYSTSNVTQLDFSSSHHQAKQTHPRFSSHSFSAHGGSMAPNCGTVGNKTRIRWTQDLHEKFVECVNRLGGADKATPKAILKLMDSEGLTIFHVKSHLQKYRIAKYIPDYQEGKFEKGSCSKELSQLDTKTGVQIKEALQLQLDVQRHLHEQLEIQRNLQLRIEEQGKQLKIMIEQQQKTKECLLLKSPNAEASLSHSASDHSPPPYSIQDAEALMLTTYGDTQFQSKIS; encoded by the exons ATGGATAACATCAATTTTGAAACCTCAAACGCTTCACAAGGAAGCCGGCTACACTTGCACTCGCAATCACAACCGCCCCAGCTGTTTAATTTACAAGACGTGAATATGAACCATTACAATCAATCATCTCCATGGACCAGCGAGACGTTCTCGGGTTATACTCCATACGATAGCACAGTCAATCAATCTCTCTCCGTGCAATGTTCGTCTTCAAAACCCTGTCATGCCTTGTTTCATCCTTACCATCATCAATCTTCGGATCATCCATCAGTAGACCAATCCCAATCGATGGTTCCTATGCAACTTCTTCAGGATCAATATTTAAAGCCATTATATCAAAAATCATGTGCTAATGATTTCGCCGCAACAAATGCTTCATCATCCTCATACTCTCTTTCTTTTGATGCAAGTCAAGATCCACAA GAACTATGCAGGAGGACCTACAGTACTTCTAATGTAACACAACTTGATTTCTCATCATCACATCACCAAGCTAAGCAAACACATCCAAGATTTTCTTCTCATTCCTTCTCAGCCCATGGAGGCTCCATGGCTCCTAATTGTGGGACGGTTGGGAACAAGACAAGGATAAGGTGGACCCAAGATCTTCATGAGAAGTTCGTGGAATGCGTTAACCGCCTTGGTGGTGCTGATA AGGCAACACCCAAAGCGATACTGAAGCTGATGGATTCTGAAGGACTCACAATATTTCATGTTAAAAGCCATCTACAG AAGTATAGGATTGCGAAATACATCCCTGACTATCAAGAAG GCAAGTTTGAGAAGGGATCTTGTTCAAAAGAGCTGTCTCAGCTTGACACAAAAAC TGGAGTGCAAATTAAAGAGGCACTCCAGCTTCAGCTAGACGTTCAGAGGCATCTTCATGAACAACTAGAG ATTCAAAGAAACCTGCAACTAAGAATCGAAGAACAAGGGAAGCAATTGAAAATaatgatagagcaacaacaaaAGACAAAAGAGTGTCTTCTTCTCAAGTCACCAAACGCTGAAGCATCGTTGTCTCACTCTGCTTCTGATCACTCTCCTCCACCTTACTCAATTCAAGATGCAGAAGCCCTGATGCTAACAACTTATGGAGACACTCAATTCCAATCAAAGATAAGCTGA
- the LOC106398458 gene encoding F-box protein At1g30790-like has product MNSHHKKELFESRDEGDKSPPGNKLQLLPLDMEVEILTRLPVKSLMKFLCVSKTWSSLIRSQTFAASYYARSYETRSRFRVFVHGGAQRLLIFSGEEETFSSSLDANLDMTVPSVTLALGGSKCTSVHGFFGCCHASNFTICNPSTGQIITFPCKGPYTSLGYDPVDDQFKALTLVPALYSNPSFIVHEVITLGGRGGRGVVSRSNVTSPTYCPMTKGLNINGFMYFGAWAPSHRTTPVFVCFDVRYERILSFITTPKDVLVCEAFSILIEYKGKLAVIVPRPSGDPCFDCFDLWILEDVTKHEWSKQTFELPLSLPFTAGMGKRMISQGTNKAGEIIFSPATLPGRAQPFYVFYYNTDTKNMRKVRIHGAADTEEFWSRYGLTGIRCASFSPQHVDSIAFL; this is encoded by the coding sequence ATGAATAGCCATCACAAAAAAGAACTCTTCGAGTCCAGGGACGAAGGGGACAAGAGCCCCCCAGGTAATAAGCTACAACTCCTCCCTTTAGATATGGAGGTGGAGATACTGACTAGATTACCTGTGAAGTCTCTTATGAAGTTCCTATGCGTGTCCAAGACTTGGTCTTCCCTTATCCGAAGCCAAACATTCGCCGCTTCTTACTACGCTAGGTCCTATGAGACGCGTTCAAGGTTTAGGGTATTCGTCCATGGTGGTGCCCAGCGTCTCCTCATCTTCTCGGGAGAGGAGGaaactttctcttcttctttggatGCCAATCTAGACATGACAGTACCCTCAGTGACCTTGGCTCTCGGCGGCTCCAAGTGTACTTCCGTCCACGGCTTTTTCGGCTGTTGTCATGCTTCAAATTTCACTATATGTAACCCTAGCACGGGGCAAATCATTACCTTTCCCTGCAAGGGACCGTACACATCCTTGGGATACGATCCTGTTGATGATCAGTTCAAAGCCTTGACCCTGGTGCCAGCTCTGTATAGTAACCCTAGTTTCATAGTGCACGAGGTTATAACACTTGGAGgacgaggaggaagaggagtAGTATCTCGTAGTAATGTTACCTCTCCAACTTATTGCCCTATGACGAAGGGACTAAACATTAATGGTTTCATGTATTTTGGTGCTTGGGCTCCAAGTCACAGAACGACTCCtgtgtttgtgtgttttgaTGTTAGATATGAGAGGATACTAAGTTTTATCACAACGCCTAAGGATGTCCTGGTTTGTGAGGCTTTTTCAATATTGATAGAATACAAAGGGAAGCTAGCTGTCATCGTACCACGCCCTTCTGGTGATCCTTGTTTCGACTGTTTTGATCTGTGGATACTGGAGGATGTGACGAAACATGAGTGGTCCAAACAAACATTTGAGCTTCCCTTGTCTCTTCCCTTCACTGCTGGAATGGGTAAGAGAATGATCTCCCAGGGAACCAACAAGGCTGGTGAAATCATTTTCTCCCCGGCAACTCTGCCAGGCCGTGCCCAGCccttctatgttttctactacAACACAGACACGAAAAACATGAGAAAAGTCAGGATCCACGGAGCCGCGGATACTGAAGAGTTCTGGAGCCGTTATGGACTCACAGGCATTCGTTGCGCCTCTTTCTCACCCCAACACGTTGATAGTATTGCTTTTCtataa
- the LOC106422707 gene encoding 3,9-dihydroxypterocarpan 6A-monooxygenase-like has protein sequence MMDTQYFIVTILLCLGIILLIQSINTYRFRNKLSLPPSPTALPIIGHIHLLGPIAHQALHKLSTHYGPLMYLFIGSIPNVIVSSTEMANEILKSNELNFLNRPTMQNVDYLTYGSADFFSAPYGLHWKFMKRICMMELFSSRAIDRFANVRTEELRKLLVRVMKKAEIEESVDLGEQLKELTSSIITRMMFRERRSDSGRREEVIKMVVELNELAGFFNVSETFWFLRRLDLQGIKKRLKNARERYDVIIERIMKEHESRNHKDAGGVRSMLDILLDIYEDKNSEIKLTRENIKGFIMNIYGGGTDTSAITVEWALSELINNPEIMKKAQQEIEQVVGDKRLVQESDLCNLSYIQAVVKETLRLHPGGPIFVRESNEECAVAGYRIPAKTRVIVNVWAIGRDPNQWEDPLEFKPERFEGSEWKVMSEKMVSFGAGRRSCPGEKMVFRFVPLVLAAVIQCFELKVKGRVEMSEGSGSSLPRATPLVCVPVAREGIKSLFSLEPKVNF, from the exons ATGATGGATACACAATACTTCATTGTAACAATCCTTCTATGCCTTGGAATCATACTCTTGATCCAATCCATAAACACCTATAGATTCCGCAATAAACTATCTCTTCCACCAAGTCCAACAGCTTTACCAATCATCGGTCACATTCACCTTCTTGGTCCCATAGCTCACCAAGCACTTCACAAGCTCTCAACCCACTACGGACCCTTGATGTATCTCTTCATTGGCTCCATCCCTAATGTCATTGTCTCATCAACCGAGATGGCAAATGAAATTCTCAAATCCAATGAGCTCAACTTCTTGAACCGTCCAACAATGCAAAATGTTGACTACCTTACTTATGGCTCAGCTGATTTCTTCTCAGCGCCTTATGGGCTTCACTGGAAGTTCATGAAGAGGATTTGTATGATGGAGCTATTCAGCAGCAGAGCAATAGATAGATTTGCCAATGTAAGAACCGAGGAGTTGAGGAAGCTTTTGGTGCGTGTTATGAAGAAAGCAGAAATAGAAGAGAGTGTTGATCTCGGTGAACAGCTTAAGGAGTTGACAAGCAGCATCATAACGAGAATGATGTTCAGAGAAAGGAGATCGGATAGTGGGAGAAGAGAGGAAGTTATCAAAATGGTGGTTGAGTTGAATGAGCTAGCAGGTTTCTTCAATGTTTCTGAAACGTTTTGGTTCTTGAGGAGACTTGACTTGCAAGGAATCAAGAAGAGGCTTAAGAACGCTAGAGAAAGATATGATGTGATCATAGAGAGGATAATGAAAGAGCATGAGTCTAGGAATCACAAGGATGCAGGAGGTGTAAGGAGCATGCTAGACATCTTGCTTGACATATATGAAGACAAAAACTCAGAGATAAAACTGACGAGAGAAAACATTAAGGGCTTCATCATG AACATTTATGGAGGTGGAACAGATACATCTGCCATCACAGTAGAATGGGCTTTATCAGAGCTAATAAACAATCCAGAGATCATGAAGAAAGCCCAACAAGAGATAGAACAAGTGGTGGGAGACAAGAGACTAGTACAAGAATCTGATCTTTGCAATCTCAGTTACATCCAAGCAGTTGTGAAGGAGACATTGAGGTTACATCCTGGAGGACCAATATTCGTTAGAGAATCAAATGAAGAATGTGCAGTGGCTGGATACAGAATCCCAGCAAAAACAAGAGTGATAGTTAACGTTTGGGCTATAGGAAGAGATCCAAATCAATGGGAAGATCCATTGGAGTTTAAACCTGAGAGGTTTGAAGGAAGTGAATGGAAGGTAATGAGTGAGAAGATGGTGTCTTTTGGAGCTGGTAGAAGAAGTTGTCCTGGAGAGAAGATGGTGTTTAGATTTGTTCCATTGGTTTTAGCTGCGGTGATTCAGTGCTTTGAGTTGAAAGTGAAGGGACGTGTGGAGATGAGTGAAGGGAGTGGATCATCTCTGCCTAGAGCCACACCTTTGGTGTGTGTTCCTGTTGCTAGGGAGGGTATAAAGTCATTGTTCTCACTTGAACCAAAGGTCAACTTCTAG